Genomic DNA from Alkalihalobacterium alkalinitrilicum:
TGTTCTGCAAGGACATGATAGTGGCTATTCGCTAGATGCGGTAAGGGAACAATACTTTTAGTGTATGTAAATTTCATTAGTGGGGTGATGGTATGATGACTAATTCCATAGTGTCGTTCTCGACGGTCTTTAAAAGATACTCGCGGAACCCATACAGGTTGCCCATTTAAACTACTGACGATATTAGCCCAATTAGCTAATTCCATGCCACTAAATCCATAAACCGTACCTGTCCCAACAACTCCTGGGCCAAGACTAATCATGATGATATCACTTTTCAATTTTTGAACTGCAAATTGCAATGCAGTAATTAAGTTTACCGCCTCAAACTCTCCACCAAACGCCTGTCCGACTGTAATGGAATGAAAATCTTTTTCCTTCTTTAAAATTCTCATATGTTCACTTAACATAAGAGGTAATGCTGCTTCATCACTAATAATGACCGATAATTTCACATTTGGATCAATTTTTTTCATAAGAACATAGACCAGTGGAATCATACTATGTAATTCTGCTAACAAAATTGGTTTTCCCTCTAAATTAAACGTCGACTGAAACAGAGCATGATCTTCGCTTTCTTGTGCTTCAACAGAAAGTACACTATGTTGATTTGGCATATATCTTGCTTTCATAATATGCCCGTTACTAGTCACCTCCTGATAAGGTAATGTATCGGGAACAGATTTCACAATGTCCCAACCACCTGTTCCTAAGTGAAGTAAAGTGGCTGTTACATT
This window encodes:
- a CDS encoding DUF3866 family protein, which codes for MYADEVVFVKRIIYEDDSIQLLETSGGSGRALLYRNFFPSVQEGKNVIVNVTATLLHLGTGGWDIVKSVPDTLPYQEVTSNGHIMKARYMPNQHSVLSVEAQESEDHALFQSTFNLEGKPILLAELHSMIPLVYVLMKKIDPNVKLSVIISDEAALPLMLSEHMRILKKEKDFHSITVGQAFGGEFEAVNLITALQFAVQKLKSDIIMISLGPGVVGTGTVYGFSGMELANWANIVSSLNGQPVWVPRVSFKDRRERHYGISHHTITPLMKFTYTKSIVPLPHLANSHYHVLAEQADKLKEKHMVNWVEQKDFKPILEAALESYPKSITTMGRAYNDDPTFFYSVAAAVYTAYHINTLD